CCGCAAACTGCATTCCCAAAATAAAGTCCTGAATCTGCAAAAACCATATCTATTGTACTATCCATTGGATTACCACCCCAGTAAACAAAGACAGTATCACGCACTGCATTAAGAGGTTCTCCTACAACTGCTTCATCAAAACCATCGTTATTCAAGTCCGGCACTAATGCAATGACGTCTCCAAAAAAATCTTGAGTCCTTGGAGGACCTATCATTTCTACATCTGGAATAGTATCCATCGGATTACCGCCATAATAAATATAAGTTTTGCCTCTCCACGTTGCTACTGTATCACTGTATGCCATTGCACTGACAAACAAATCATCATAACCGTCATTATTAACGTTATACCCGCTTTCAAGATATGCCCCAAAATTACTTGCAGGCTCTCCGTTTAAAATTATATCTGGTACACTATCAGGGACAAGACTTCCAAAATATATTCTTACTAAACCAGCATTGCCATTGGCTTGATATTGACCAATTATCCAATCATCATAACCATCGCCATTTAAATCTCCTGCTCCTGCATAAAGTCCTGCTTCCATACTTAAATCAGGTAGCGAATCCATTGGATTGCCTCCAAAATATACATTACAACCTTCTCCTGCGGTTGTGATTATATCATCATATCCGTCTCCGTTTACGTCCCCAACGCCTATAAAAAGACCATATCCACGAAATATATCGCCTACAAGAGTTACATCCGGTATGCTATCTATTGTGTTGCCTCCATAAAATACAAATACAAGTCCATGTTTACCTGGAATATTTGAATGTCTTCCTACAACAATATCCTTAATCCCATCTCCATTGATATCCCCTGAAGAAAGTCTTTCCCCGAATCCTCCCAATGTGGTATCCGGGTCTGATATCTCAAGTAAAAGTTCTAGATTATGTAGTTCCAAAGGATATATTGGGGATAAAAAAACAATACTCCCTAATAAAATACTTATAAAAAATTTCATATTATATATTCTCTTTCTAATTTATAGATGTTTCATTTTTGCGGTTTTTTCTCTATTTTTCTTCCTATTTCCATACTAAGGAATAGACATATTATTACTACCGTAACAATAATATCCTTTGTTCCCGATATGTTCGGATAATAAATATGTTTTGGTAAAGTTTGATTAAAAGCAAGCCATCCAAAAATATTTATAGTAGGGAGGACTGTTAAAAAA
Above is a genomic segment from bacterium containing:
- a CDS encoding FG-GAP and VCBS repeat-containing protein, whose protein sequence is MKFFISILLGSIVFLSPIYPLELHNLELLLEISDPDTTLGGFGERLSSGDINGDGIKDIVVGRHSNIPGKHGLVFVFYGGNTIDSIPDVTLVGDIFRGYGLFIGVGDVNGDGYDDIITTAGEGCNVYFGGNPMDSLPDLSMEAGLYAGAGDLNGDGYDDWIIGQYQANGNAGLVRIYFGSLVPDSVPDIILNGEPASNFGAYLESGYNVNNDGYDDLFVSAMAYSDTVATWRGKTYIYYGGNPMDTIPDVEMIGPPRTQDFFGDVIALVPDLNNDGFDEAVVGEPLNAVRDTVFVYWGGNPMDSTIDMVFADSGLYFGNAVCGSRKIHPAGGKALIVGAPMYPAYLPRGRALRIYDGFSNGYDL